From the genome of Geobacter sp. SVR, one region includes:
- a CDS encoding cytochrome c biogenesis CcdA family protein, with protein MTFLDNIEQIITLYPLVAFGAVFLAGVLSSASPCVLATIPLVVGFVGGYSDGDKWKAFRYSLVFVLGLSLTFTAFGAAAGLLGTMFGTLGGPWYLIAGTIALVMGGQLMGLYEIRLPIKRDFKPKQGGIVGAFLLGLFFGIVSSPCATPVLVVLLTLVAGKGQVFYGIALLFSYAIGHCLLMLFAGTFTGFVEGFVKARGVVNFSLWAKRVSGSIVALVGGWFVWQYF; from the coding sequence ATGACCTTTCTCGATAATATCGAACAGATTATTACGCTCTATCCGCTGGTGGCTTTCGGGGCGGTGTTCCTGGCCGGGGTGCTTTCATCCGCCTCCCCCTGCGTGCTGGCAACCATCCCGCTGGTGGTCGGATTTGTAGGCGGCTACAGCGATGGCGACAAGTGGAAGGCCTTTCGTTATTCCCTGGTTTTTGTTCTTGGGTTGTCGCTGACCTTCACCGCCTTTGGTGCGGCAGCCGGTCTTTTGGGGACCATGTTCGGCACTCTGGGAGGGCCTTGGTATTTGATCGCAGGAACCATTGCATTGGTCATGGGTGGCCAGTTGATGGGGTTGTATGAGATTCGACTGCCGATTAAACGGGACTTCAAACCAAAGCAAGGCGGAATTGTCGGTGCGTTTCTGCTGGGGCTATTCTTCGGGATTGTTTCCTCACCCTGCGCCACTCCGGTACTGGTAGTACTGCTGACGCTGGTCGCCGGAAAAGGTCAGGTGTTTTATGGTATCGCACTCCTGTTCAGCTATGCCATAGGCCATTGCCTGCTGATGCTCTTTGCTGGCACGTTCACCGGCTTTGTCGAAGGATTTGTCAAAGCACGGGGAGTCGTAAACTTCTCCCTTTGGGCAAAACGAGTAAGTGGGTCTATAGTAGCTTTGGTTGGAGGTTGGTTCGTTTGGCAGTATTTTTGA
- a CDS encoding co-chaperone YbbN → MKTLQLLILIMLTTATAYAELPSATDAAVKQALSSGKPTVIDLGARACIPCKKMAPILEGLSTEYKGKAGVLFIDVWENEAAAKKFRIQMIPTQIFFNAQGKEVKRHTGFMEKSDILKELKTAGLR, encoded by the coding sequence ATGAAGACACTTCAACTGCTCATATTGATCATGCTGACAACAGCCACGGCATACGCCGAACTTCCATCTGCAACCGATGCCGCAGTCAAACAAGCCCTGTCATCCGGTAAACCGACGGTCATTGACCTAGGCGCCCGTGCCTGCATTCCCTGCAAGAAAATGGCGCCGATTCTGGAGGGACTTTCCACTGAATACAAAGGGAAAGCCGGAGTGCTGTTCATTGATGTGTGGGAAAACGAGGCTGCTGCTAAAAAATTCAGAATTCAGATGATCCCGACCCAGATCTTCTTCAATGCCCAGGGCAAAGAGGTGAAGCGTCATACCGGATTTATGGAAAAGTCGGACATTCTAAAGGAATTGAAGACAGCAGGGCTCAGATGA
- a CDS encoding thioredoxin family protein, producing MKIEVLGTGCSKCKTLYENVKKAVEESGKTADVVKVEEISKIMSYGVMSTPALVVDGQVKFSGKVASVAEIMGVLS from the coding sequence ATGAAGATCGAAGTGCTCGGCACTGGCTGTTCTAAATGCAAGACCCTTTATGAAAATGTGAAGAAAGCAGTGGAAGAGAGTGGCAAGACGGCAGATGTCGTCAAGGTTGAAGAGATATCTAAAATCATGTCTTACGGTGTCATGAGCACACCGGCGCTGGTGGTTGATGGACAGGTAAAGTTTTCCGGCAAGGTCGCTTCCGTGGCGGAAATCATGGGGGTGCTGTCATGA
- a CDS encoding (2Fe-2S)-binding protein has product MNEPVCWCSNVSKGSILEAIQNGARNMDDIRRMTGACTEGRCKELSPRGRCCSKEIKILLEAEIKSTQENES; this is encoded by the coding sequence ATGAATGAGCCGGTCTGCTGGTGCAGTAATGTCAGCAAGGGATCAATTTTGGAAGCAATTCAAAACGGTGCCCGAAACATGGATGATATCCGCCGAATGACTGGAGCCTGCACAGAGGGGCGTTGCAAGGAGCTATCCCCCCGTGGCCGCTGCTGCTCAAAAGAAATTAAAATACTGCTTGAAGCAGAGATCAAATCAACACAGGAGAATGAATCATGA